The following coding sequences lie in one Egibacteraceae bacterium genomic window:
- a CDS encoding MSMEG_4193 family putative phosphomutase, producing MTTLLLIRHATTAATGKRLGGRTQASLDDGGRAQARAAADRLADLPLKAVYASPLARTHETAAIVAAPHELAVEHADGLLEVEYGRWTDRPLKQVARTKLWPVIQARPSLVRFPEGETIRAAQLRAVEAIEEIVARHAKDLVAAVSHADVIKAVVAFYLGQPLDLFQRLQVSPASVTALALSPGGQPALLRFNDDGPLTPERFRRPRPEPAKKGATRG from the coding sequence ATGACGACCCTCCTGCTCATCCGCCACGCCACGACCGCCGCGACCGGCAAGCGCCTCGGGGGCCGTACGCAGGCCAGCCTGGACGACGGTGGTCGCGCCCAGGCCCGAGCCGCCGCGGACCGTCTGGCGGACCTGCCGCTGAAGGCGGTCTACGCCAGCCCTCTGGCCCGCACGCACGAGACCGCGGCCATCGTCGCTGCGCCGCACGAGCTGGCGGTCGAGCACGCGGACGGGCTGCTCGAGGTCGAGTACGGCCGCTGGACGGACCGGCCCCTGAAGCAGGTCGCCCGCACCAAGCTCTGGCCGGTGATCCAGGCACGACCGTCGCTGGTGCGCTTCCCCGAGGGCGAGACGATCCGTGCCGCGCAGCTGCGCGCCGTCGAGGCCATCGAGGAGATCGTGGCGCGCCACGCCAAGGACCTGGTCGCGGCCGTCAGCCACGCCGACGTCATCAAGGCGGTGGTGGCCTTCTACCTCGGACAGCCGCTCGACCTGTTCCAGCGCCTGCAGGTCAGCCCGGCCTCGGTGACCGCCCTGGCCCTGTCCCCGGGCGGGCAGCCCGCGCTGCTGCGCTTCAACGACGACGGGCCGCTCACCCCCGAACGGTTCCGCAGACCGCGCCCCGAGCCGGCCAAGAAAGGCGCCACCCGTGGGTGA
- a CDS encoding DUF3090 family protein, with product MGESFELDNVDWITAGAIGEPGRRTFYLQARQGGELVVLLVEKAQVRTLAQLSQELLARVDVTVTPDDLDTTGQALLDPAVPAWRAGSMSLGMDDEGERFLLEAEELPEADEPDEPASARFWMSRDQLIALAAYAAFAVEAGARESCRLCSRPIDPIHGHVCPSMNGHGPLTV from the coding sequence GTGGGTGAGTCCTTCGAGCTCGACAACGTGGACTGGATCACCGCCGGCGCCATCGGTGAGCCGGGTCGGCGCACCTTCTACCTCCAGGCCCGTCAGGGCGGCGAGCTGGTGGTGCTGCTCGTCGAGAAGGCGCAGGTGCGCACCCTCGCGCAGCTCTCGCAGGAGCTGCTGGCCCGCGTGGACGTCACCGTCACCCCCGACGACCTGGACACGACCGGGCAGGCGCTGCTGGATCCGGCCGTGCCGGCGTGGCGGGCGGGCTCGATGAGCCTCGGCATGGACGACGAGGGGGAGCGGTTCCTGCTGGAGGCGGAGGAGCTGCCCGAGGCGGACGAGCCCGACGAGCCGGCCAGCGCCCGGTTCTGGATGAGCCGGGACCAGCTCATCGCCCTGGCGGCCTACGCGGCCTTCGCCGTCGAGGCCGGCGCCCGCGAGTCGTGCCGGCTCTGCTCGCGTCCCATCGACCCCATCCACGGTCACGTGTGCCCCTCCATGAACGGGCACGGACCCCTCACCGTGTGA